One segment of Scyliorhinus torazame isolate Kashiwa2021f chromosome 14, sScyTor2.1, whole genome shotgun sequence DNA contains the following:
- the LOC140389548 gene encoding membrane-spanning 4-domains subfamily A member 4D-like isoform X3 — protein MADMVKNDGNDFVPNQLPPAQPQPSAPQMVQHLDNAPLHQSIAAMFNQNNAGVQEMLKGKLKALGIIQIVTGIISIIIGILLVTSVRILYYIEMSTLIGTPWWTGVLFIVAGALAVAVEKEPTQCMIKGCLSTNIISAIACLPAVIIYSGLIPCVAILLLLTLLNAAISIAVSSFNCKAMNGCCGTPVPVIVVYNSTSGQLIPPQPFQENPPPYSMAPMGNTYVG, from the exons atggctgacatgGTGAAGAACGATGGAAATGACTTTGTACCAAACCAACTCCCACCGGCACAACCACAGCCCAGCGCCCCACAGATGGTGCAACACTTGGACAATGCTCCTCTGCACCAATCCATAGCTGCAATGTTCAATCAGAATAATGCTGGTGTCCAGGAGATGCTGAAAGGAAAACTCAAAGCCCTGGGT ATAATACAGATTGTGACGGGTATAATCTCCATAATCATTGGAATTTTACTAGTCACCTCTGTGCGAATTCTATATTACATCGAAATGTCGACATTAATTGGGACACCCTGGTGGACTGGAGTTCTG TTTATTGTTGCAGGCGCTCTTGCTGTAGCTGTTGAGAAGGAACCAACTCAATGTATG ATCAAAGGTTGCTTATCCACGAACATCATCAGTGCCATTGCCTGCTTACCAGCAGTAATAATATATTCT GGTCTAATTCCATGTGTGGCTATACTTCTCCTGCTGACCCTGCTCAACGCAGCAATATCCATTGCAGTTTCAAGCTTCAACTGTAAAGCTATGAATGGTTGCTGTGGAACACCAGTG CCGGTGATTGTGGTGTACAACAGCACATCTGGTCAACTGATTCCCCCCCAACCATTCCAGGAGAACCCTCCTCCCTACAGCATGGCACCAATGGGAAACACATATGTTGGATAA
- the LOC140389548 gene encoding membrane-spanning 4-domains subfamily A member 4D-like isoform X1, translating into MADMVKNDGNDFVPNQLPPAQPQPSAPQMVQHLDNAPLHQSIAAMFNQNNAGVQEMLKGKLKALGIIQIVTGIISIIIGILLVTSVRILYYIEMSTLIGTPWWTGVLFIVAGALAVAVEKEPTQCMIKGCLSTNIISAIACLPAVIIYSVSLNLNSHCYYSNYCSRPDGLIPCVAILLLLTLLNAAISIAVSSFNCKAMNGCCGTPVPVIVVYNSTSGQLIPPQPFQENPPPYSMAPMGNTYVG; encoded by the exons atggctgacatgGTGAAGAACGATGGAAATGACTTTGTACCAAACCAACTCCCACCGGCACAACCACAGCCCAGCGCCCCACAGATGGTGCAACACTTGGACAATGCTCCTCTGCACCAATCCATAGCTGCAATGTTCAATCAGAATAATGCTGGTGTCCAGGAGATGCTGAAAGGAAAACTCAAAGCCCTGGGT ATAATACAGATTGTGACGGGTATAATCTCCATAATCATTGGAATTTTACTAGTCACCTCTGTGCGAATTCTATATTACATCGAAATGTCGACATTAATTGGGACACCCTGGTGGACTGGAGTTCTG TTTATTGTTGCAGGCGCTCTTGCTGTAGCTGTTGAGAAGGAACCAACTCAATGTATG ATCAAAGGTTGCTTATCCACGAACATCATCAGTGCCATTGCCTGCTTACCAGCAGTAATAATATATTCTGTAAGCCTGAACCTGAATTCACATTGTTATTATTCGAATTACTGTTCTCGTCCTGAT GGTCTAATTCCATGTGTGGCTATACTTCTCCTGCTGACCCTGCTCAACGCAGCAATATCCATTGCAGTTTCAAGCTTCAACTGTAAAGCTATGAATGGTTGCTGTGGAACACCAGTG CCGGTGATTGTGGTGTACAACAGCACATCTGGTCAACTGATTCCCCCCCAACCATTCCAGGAGAACCCTCCTCCCTACAGCATGGCACCAATGGGAAACACATATGTTGGATAA
- the LOC140389548 gene encoding membrane-spanning 4-domains subfamily A member 4A-like isoform X2 — protein MADMVKNDGNDFVPNQLPPAQPQPSAPQMVQHLDNAPLHQSIAAMFNQNNAGVQEMLKGKLKALGIIQIVTGIISIIIGILLVTSVRILYYIEMSTLIGTPWWTGVLIKGCLSTNIISAIACLPAVIIYSVSLNLNSHCYYSNYCSRPDGLIPCVAILLLLTLLNAAISIAVSSFNCKAMNGCCGTPVPVIVVYNSTSGQLIPPQPFQENPPPYSMAPMGNTYVG, from the exons atggctgacatgGTGAAGAACGATGGAAATGACTTTGTACCAAACCAACTCCCACCGGCACAACCACAGCCCAGCGCCCCACAGATGGTGCAACACTTGGACAATGCTCCTCTGCACCAATCCATAGCTGCAATGTTCAATCAGAATAATGCTGGTGTCCAGGAGATGCTGAAAGGAAAACTCAAAGCCCTGGGT ATAATACAGATTGTGACGGGTATAATCTCCATAATCATTGGAATTTTACTAGTCACCTCTGTGCGAATTCTATATTACATCGAAATGTCGACATTAATTGGGACACCCTGGTGGACTGGAGTTCTG ATCAAAGGTTGCTTATCCACGAACATCATCAGTGCCATTGCCTGCTTACCAGCAGTAATAATATATTCTGTAAGCCTGAACCTGAATTCACATTGTTATTATTCGAATTACTGTTCTCGTCCTGAT GGTCTAATTCCATGTGTGGCTATACTTCTCCTGCTGACCCTGCTCAACGCAGCAATATCCATTGCAGTTTCAAGCTTCAACTGTAAAGCTATGAATGGTTGCTGTGGAACACCAGTG CCGGTGATTGTGGTGTACAACAGCACATCTGGTCAACTGATTCCCCCCCAACCATTCCAGGAGAACCCTCCTCCCTACAGCATGGCACCAATGGGAAACACATATGTTGGATAA